The Haladaptatus cibarius D43 genome window below encodes:
- a CDS encoding DUF7557 family protein: MANRSETTTISITDETWTRLDARKNRGESFNDVVSDLLDLADTVAPADPKTTPPSNE; the protein is encoded by the coding sequence ATGGCGAATCGCTCGGAAACGACAACGATTTCGATTACTGATGAAACATGGACTCGGCTCGATGCTCGGAAAAACCGCGGTGAATCGTTCAATGATGTCGTAAGTGACCTTCTCGATCTTGCTGATACAGTAGCTCCAGCAGACCCCAAGACGACCCCTCCATCCAACGAGTAA
- a CDS encoding winged helix-turn-helix domain-containing protein, producing the protein MRPDLASWMTPVDRSILELLRNEEGQELVLTPGLIAENTDWKRQTVREHVALLLEHELVEYHDESRAIYRLSDKGRQYLAGDLSADELEND; encoded by the coding sequence ATGAGACCAGACCTTGCCTCGTGGATGACTCCCGTAGATAGGAGCATTCTGGAACTACTCCGTAATGAGGAGGGTCAGGAACTCGTGCTGACTCCCGGTTTGATTGCTGAAAATACAGACTGGAAACGTCAAACCGTTCGAGAGCACGTTGCACTCCTTCTAGAGCATGAGCTCGTGGAATATCATGATGAGTCGAGAGCTATTTACCGCCTTTCAGATAAGGGAAGGCAGTATCTCGCTGGGGATCTGAGCGCGGACGAGTTAGAGAACGACTAG
- a CDS encoding DUF5789 family protein encodes MVDEKQNRDKKADDEERHQPEREVEEVRNRASEEEQKHGDPSAQLGDLDEALETQSYPTTTNELVEAYGDYEIETQGGTNSLEEVLASTDDQTYDSANDVRRRILGLIHR; translated from the coding sequence ATGGTGGATGAGAAACAGAATCGAGATAAGAAAGCGGATGACGAAGAGCGACACCAGCCAGAGCGAGAGGTAGAGGAGGTACGTAACCGTGCCAGTGAAGAGGAACAGAAGCACGGCGACCCTAGTGCGCAACTGGGTGATCTTGATGAAGCACTCGAAACCCAGAGCTATCCAACCACGACGAATGAATTGGTCGAGGCCTATGGCGACTATGAGATTGAAACGCAGGGTGGAACGAACTCCCTCGAGGAAGTGCTTGCTTCGACTGATGACCAAACGTACGACTCCGCGAATGATGTTCGACGCCGGATATTAGGACTCATACATCGCTAG
- a CDS encoding AlbA family DNA-binding domain-containing protein, which yields MKNTNKNEESDLTVEIYEQEEASVEVSDIEYAIDNGRGDKTEFYEDISGENDGCLAITACSLANNGGGQILLGVDKEGEKKGVQNTATETVREILIRDLERRWDTKFVISEVEIDGKRIIIIIIDKFKKYPLTADGRFYLRHQDEDLLLPPHEVYRMMKNIQSELDD from the coding sequence TTGAAGAATACAAACAAAAACGAGGAGAGTGATTTAACCGTGGAGATTTATGAACAAGAAGAAGCTTCAGTTGAAGTTTCTGATATTGAATATGCCATTGACAATGGACGAGGAGACAAAACCGAGTTTTACGAAGACATCTCTGGTGAGAATGACGGATGTCTTGCAATCACTGCATGCAGCCTTGCTAATAACGGTGGAGGTCAAATCCTCCTGGGAGTGGATAAGGAGGGAGAAAAGAAAGGTGTTCAAAATACAGCGACAGAAACAGTACGTGAAATACTCATTCGTGATCTAGAGAGAAGATGGGATACCAAATTTGTGATTTCTGAGGTTGAAATAGACGGAAAAAGAATAATTATAATAATAATTGATAAATTCAAAAAATACCCGCTTACAGCAGACGGCCGATTTTATCTTCGACATCAAGATGAGGATTTACTTCTTCCCCCTCATGAGGTGTATCGGATGATGAAAAACATCCAAAGTGAATTGGATGATTGA
- a CDS encoding DUF4352 domain-containing protein, with protein MNRRNYLAVVGSGTLATIAGCSSGKLEKKSDDSDAAEKTREKKNKDSYREIGESFETSTDVKITVDEIHLANSITQMGSGKLEPGNDRMFVLAHVSAKNKDDEPHKLPSTSSFALITGSSQYENYRNATYMSDSQVTAPVSGNFYSGLQEARPQIAKDGWLLFAVPRETEQVTIAWSGHLELSGEEAYWKATIDSSTLPNISVKSIDAPDSVQIGEQFTATITIHNTGGSAGTISTSYSVATPSDAAEEYTLKKEVPAGETITKEITLRPQVLGTASVTLSKPNKNTTISVKPALRKIGESFQFEEGLQLSVRDLVFSDSYSYETYFGNKTTSADSGKQFLFVEFRAKNSTDTAQSIPSGRDISVTVEGTSYDLTDTNANVYDGFVSPVSGDEYPRYVGTLGSGKTKEGWVIYKIPSDAAKEDISVHANWSASYDNATAVYWE; from the coding sequence ATGAATCGACGTAACTACCTTGCGGTAGTCGGATCAGGAACGCTCGCCACAATCGCCGGCTGCTCCTCCGGGAAGTTAGAGAAAAAATCGGATGATTCGGACGCCGCTGAAAAGACGAGAGAGAAGAAGAACAAAGACTCATACCGAGAAATTGGAGAATCGTTCGAGACCTCCACGGATGTCAAAATTACAGTGGACGAGATCCATCTCGCAAATTCAATTACGCAGATGGGTTCAGGAAAGCTTGAACCCGGAAACGATCGGATGTTTGTGCTCGCGCACGTGAGTGCGAAGAACAAAGATGATGAGCCTCACAAACTTCCTTCTACGTCAAGCTTCGCACTCATTACAGGCAGTAGCCAATACGAGAACTATCGCAATGCTACGTACATGAGCGATAGTCAGGTAACGGCACCAGTCTCCGGTAATTTCTATTCGGGGCTACAGGAGGCACGACCACAGATCGCCAAAGATGGGTGGCTTCTCTTTGCAGTTCCACGAGAGACGGAACAGGTTACGATAGCGTGGAGTGGACATCTCGAACTCTCCGGGGAGGAGGCGTATTGGAAGGCGACAATCGATTCCAGCACACTACCAAATATCTCCGTAAAGTCCATCGATGCACCCGACAGCGTTCAGATCGGTGAGCAGTTCACCGCGACGATTACCATCCATAACACGGGTGGGAGTGCGGGCACCATCTCGACCTCGTATTCTGTTGCGACTCCGAGCGATGCCGCTGAAGAGTATACTCTGAAGAAGGAGGTTCCAGCGGGTGAGACGATTACAAAAGAGATTACACTACGACCTCAAGTGCTTGGGACGGCCAGTGTGACGCTTTCTAAACCGAACAAGAACACCACGATTTCCGTCAAACCCGCACTCCGGAAAATTGGTGAATCGTTCCAATTCGAAGAAGGGCTACAGCTCTCCGTTCGTGACCTCGTTTTTTCGGATTCGTATTCGTACGAGACGTACTTCGGCAATAAGACCACCTCTGCGGACTCTGGCAAACAGTTCCTGTTTGTCGAATTCCGTGCGAAGAATTCAACTGACACAGCTCAATCTATTCCTTCAGGTAGAGATATCTCGGTGACAGTTGAGGGCACATCGTACGACCTAACAGATACTAATGCCAACGTGTACGACGGATTTGTATCGCCGGTTAGTGGGGACGAGTATCCCAGATATGTTGGAACGCTTGGTTCTGGTAAAACCAAAGAAGGGTGGGTAATCTACAAGATACCCAGTGACGCAGCCAAAGAAGATATTTCAGTGCATGCAAACTGGTCGGCAAGTTATGACAATGCAACAGCAGTTTACTGGGAATAA
- a CDS encoding zinc ribbon domain-containing protein gives MLFIIFGWSARTKEYGPTYPIECPHCENANYFHLLKHRRWFSLFFIPLIPLGFGTYDLVCPICNVSFELDGRAEAKQAKQLSGAAEHYESDKISKEEFDHELQAFETDVISDISVEDLKPQPYGGDGVIDKLFRPMMALLFFFATITTVFSAIGLQVGMFLVSVICMLPYLAIRFNDPDSTTVPIVGLVRKVF, from the coding sequence ATGCTCTTCATCATATTCGGATGGTCAGCCCGAACAAAGGAGTACGGACCAACATATCCGATAGAGTGCCCGCACTGTGAGAACGCTAACTATTTCCACCTTCTCAAGCATCGACGCTGGTTTTCGCTCTTTTTCATCCCCCTCATTCCTCTTGGATTCGGAACCTACGACCTCGTCTGCCCGATATGTAACGTTAGTTTCGAACTTGATGGACGAGCAGAAGCCAAGCAAGCAAAACAACTCTCCGGTGCTGCCGAGCATTATGAGAGTGACAAAATCTCTAAAGAGGAGTTTGACCACGAGTTGCAAGCGTTCGAAACTGATGTTATCTCGGACATCTCAGTAGAAGACCTCAAGCCGCAGCCGTATGGTGGAGACGGTGTTATTGACAAGCTCTTTCGTCCGATGATGGCGCTTTTGTTCTTCTTTGCCACTATCACTACGGTATTTAGTGCTATCGGGCTTCAAGTTGGCATGTTCTTGGTCAGTGTCATCTGTATGCTCCCTTATCTCGCTATTCGATTCAACGACCCAGATAGTACGACGGTTCCAATTGTGGGTCTGGTGCGAAAAGTTTTCTAA
- a CDS encoding CAP domain-containing protein has product MAKCTICGESNGLTRTCNYCNIKVCSSHTLPEKHNCPSVRRANSEGKYFENAFEETVNQSTESNTASSEDATINTYSTRDAVDNFESSPPVETKPKNNADEKPDQVQKKPRWQKVTSASRKASGLAKSAVSLSLSIPVLLVLLVSVATVGQLGVATVPGFPVDTSPVDSAVEDVQGAAANATNDDSNSESSGIFGNDLNRTQIEFLVHDEINEQRQEHGLNPLKFDTELRPVARYHSRDMGENLYFDHTSPSQETMGDRYDKYGYSCKVSTGGNRYATGGENIAYTHAFVDVRKPNGETVHHTTEKDVAQGLVNGWMKSTGHRENILTDYWKKEAIGIYIVEVDGETRVYATQNFC; this is encoded by the coding sequence ATGGCCAAATGTACAATATGTGGCGAATCTAACGGCCTTACTCGGACGTGTAATTACTGTAATATCAAAGTATGTTCATCACATACGCTCCCGGAAAAACATAACTGTCCTTCAGTTCGTCGGGCGAATAGCGAAGGAAAGTACTTCGAAAATGCTTTTGAGGAAACAGTAAACCAATCAACAGAATCGAATACTGCCTCGTCTGAGGATGCAACAATTAATACATACAGCACGCGGGATGCTGTTGACAATTTCGAGTCGAGTCCTCCAGTGGAGACGAAACCAAAAAATAACGCTGACGAAAAGCCAGATCAGGTTCAGAAAAAACCTCGTTGGCAGAAGGTAACGAGCGCATCCCGAAAAGCGAGTGGATTAGCCAAGTCGGCTGTTTCTCTGTCACTTTCGATACCGGTACTGCTTGTCCTCCTCGTTTCGGTAGCGACCGTCGGACAGTTGGGCGTGGCTACAGTACCGGGATTCCCAGTCGATACGTCCCCGGTTGACTCCGCTGTAGAGGACGTGCAGGGTGCTGCCGCAAACGCAACTAACGACGATTCGAACAGCGAGAGTTCTGGTATCTTCGGAAACGACCTGAACCGGACTCAAATCGAGTTCTTAGTTCATGATGAAATTAACGAACAACGGCAGGAACATGGACTCAACCCTCTTAAGTTCGATACTGAACTCCGCCCTGTTGCTCGGTACCACAGTCGAGATATGGGCGAAAATCTGTACTTCGACCATACTTCGCCGAGTCAGGAAACGATGGGTGACCGTTACGACAAGTACGGTTACTCGTGTAAAGTCTCGACCGGCGGAAATCGATATGCGACAGGGGGAGAAAACATCGCATATACACATGCGTTCGTAGACGTTCGTAAACCGAATGGAGAGACGGTACACCACACCACCGAAAAGGACGTTGCTCAAGGACTGGTCAACGGCTGGATGAAATCGACTGGCCACCGAGAGAACATCTTGACCGATTACTGGAAGAAAGAAGCTATCGGAATTTATATTGTTGAGGTAGACGGAGAAACACGTGTCTACGCGACTCAGAACTTCTGCTAG
- a CDS encoding glycosyltransferase — protein sequence MRDTGNAGVVIVDESSVSVIIPTYNEADNIKQITTRVLDALPSYYTTEVIIVDDDSPDRTWEIAEQAYRADGRVRVIRRTNEKGLSTAVTRGFQESRHEFCAVIDADLQHPPEKLSDLFSALADGADIAIGSRNVAGGGVENWPLHRHLVSKGATLFAQIGVPAARRVSDPMSGFFAVRRTLVSDVELTPRGYKILLEILAKCDYETVAEVPYLFHDRERGESKLTPTQYQRFVEHVLGLGITSSRLSRYVSPSKAVRAMEFGLIGAIGAVLNTLLFSVLHLGSGVHYLLAGAMAFIAALNFNFVGNWAVTFNRPTSGIWAKYYRFNAVSLAGFLLYTAVLITSVQYLLVPALIANVLAICGSALFNFLGTDGYAFDTTDAVES from the coding sequence TTGCGAGACACCGGCAATGCAGGTGTGGTGATCGTGGACGAGTCAAGTGTCTCTGTTATCATTCCGACATACAATGAAGCGGATAACATCAAGCAGATCACGACTCGAGTCTTAGATGCGCTTCCAAGTTACTACACTACAGAAGTCATCATCGTTGATGACGACTCACCGGATCGAACCTGGGAGATTGCAGAGCAAGCGTACAGAGCAGACGGTCGCGTCCGTGTTATTCGACGAACGAATGAAAAAGGGCTGTCGACTGCAGTCACTCGTGGATTTCAAGAATCTCGCCACGAGTTCTGTGCCGTAATTGATGCCGATTTACAGCACCCCCCAGAGAAACTCTCCGACCTGTTCTCGGCACTCGCAGATGGGGCGGATATTGCCATTGGGAGTCGAAACGTAGCGGGTGGCGGCGTAGAAAACTGGCCGCTTCACCGGCATCTTGTAAGCAAGGGTGCAACGCTCTTTGCTCAAATCGGGGTGCCTGCAGCACGGCGTGTTTCCGATCCAATGAGCGGGTTCTTTGCGGTTCGGCGGACGCTCGTCTCCGACGTGGAACTTACCCCACGCGGGTATAAGATTCTACTCGAAATTCTTGCAAAATGCGACTACGAAACCGTTGCTGAAGTACCGTACCTCTTTCACGACCGTGAACGCGGAGAAAGCAAACTGACTCCGACGCAGTATCAGCGATTCGTCGAACACGTACTGGGGCTTGGTATCACGTCTTCACGACTCTCTCGGTACGTTTCGCCCAGCAAAGCGGTTCGGGCCATGGAATTTGGCCTTATCGGTGCGATTGGTGCGGTATTGAATACGCTTCTCTTTTCGGTACTTCACCTGGGAAGTGGAGTTCACTATCTGCTTGCAGGTGCGATGGCATTTATTGCGGCACTCAACTTCAACTTCGTCGGGAACTGGGCAGTGACTTTCAACCGACCCACCTCTGGGATTTGGGCAAAATACTACCGCTTCAACGCGGTGTCACTGGCAGGCTTCTTGCTGTATACGGCGGTTCTCATCACGTCAGTTCAATACCTGCTCGTTCCTGCGCTCATCGCTAACGTTCTTGCCATCTGTGGAAGTGCCCTCTTTAATTTCCTTGGAACGGACGGTTATGCGTTCGATACGACCGATGCCGTCGAATCGTAG
- a CDS encoding DUF4145 domain-containing protein produces the protein MIERIRKIFRSERKESHKNKTEDSEDILREFEVFDFPPEITVDNLVVSRQFVEQFLELDQLLAEGTDHLSLYDQILDWNDLPDNPSQTELREAWYETKEKMRMIERADERSYRHSKKYEEILGALREMMGEEEIFSSTLIEEIESIENANRITSRYFTFCSWKATANRTGFELSAIDGHERSFELQHRMKIQFSNLLLTTTAVIETGAFEILKWKYSPVAKNTSLRDMADSLFSHGEISKEEKELIWEIVDIRNNVAHDVWKRTELDWSEDLSSVSKKCSRAMNVIEYPYAEQLKAELGEETATEWYSQ, from the coding sequence ATGATTGAGAGGATTCGCAAAATATTCCGATCTGAGCGGAAGGAGTCACATAAAAACAAAACAGAGGATTCAGAAGATATTCTTAGAGAGTTCGAAGTTTTTGATTTCCCTCCCGAGATAACTGTAGATAACCTCGTGGTCTCACGACAATTCGTTGAACAGTTTCTAGAGTTGGATCAGCTTTTGGCAGAAGGAACGGATCATCTCTCACTATATGACCAAATTTTAGATTGGAATGATTTACCCGATAATCCAAGTCAAACCGAACTTAGAGAGGCTTGGTATGAAACAAAAGAGAAAATGCGGATGATAGAGCGGGCAGATGAGCGCAGCTATCGCCACTCTAAGAAATACGAGGAGATACTTGGTGCTTTAAGAGAAATGATGGGAGAAGAGGAAATATTTTCAAGCACTCTGATAGAGGAGATTGAATCGATTGAGAATGCTAACAGAATAACATCGAGATACTTCACATTTTGCTCCTGGAAAGCAACAGCAAATCGAACAGGATTTGAACTCTCGGCAATTGATGGTCACGAGAGGAGTTTTGAGCTACAACATCGGATGAAGATACAATTTTCGAATCTACTCCTCACAACCACGGCTGTCATCGAAACAGGAGCATTCGAGATCCTAAAATGGAAATACTCTCCAGTTGCCAAGAACACTTCGTTACGCGACATGGCTGATTCTCTTTTTTCTCATGGAGAGATATCGAAGGAGGAGAAAGAACTCATATGGGAAATAGTTGATATACGAAACAACGTTGCTCATGATGTTTGGAAGCGGACTGAATTAGACTGGTCAGAAGACCTCAGTTCAGTATCAAAGAAGTGCTCTCGTGCAATGAATGTAATTGAATATCCGTACGCTGAACAGCTTAAAGCGGAGTTAGGAGAAGAAACAGCAACCGAATGGTACAGTCAGTAA
- a CDS encoding AlbA family DNA-binding domain-containing protein has translation MSGDEVKNNDSVTKLIGSATLFQEASNYNRFLAWSEENHDIQGLAEVLSGYRILTRSSLHVLGYSYLQQSGPIEIEKDYHFLKSLRELGNIDKVQSDCEAAALSRNINQHNRQVALATSPEELKERLDQATEELAQPLTQQLPGNIHTVSDTLDMNQAATWAAAKQCFTYLVDQRENMPWGLYSSDFDILLSNQAELDAGIRGYTLGLEFLWRRFAERLQIDDSLFDGLHQIKEWEQIDKQYYGELQNKFFQPFSERHDVELGDSPLRLTEPISKEVLAHLFADDRIPVIGKEEQLKQLLLWEHAKRLDQHSLDKGALFISIVEGIARIREQLDTDEPVFVRRFVHPDPDVDGNNFSYAVRVDHPHLLGSHGMRGWATFVRLGTDYSGYGSTQYELTEKRLEMLLSDDLVEIEEMGIPEQQFKKLLKKNHGTNLPSIEEHEQVKREPRYAGLTIEEILSGESERVEFKRQFTDPDKMAKEIAALANTNGGVVVVGVNDDGSVYGVEDTEALQLRVANLATSEKFRPPIYPNFNVVEVSGEDIMIIEIGKLDRPCAVSYRYYARVGTSVESQLFEELKQRFDY, from the coding sequence ATGTCCGGTGATGAAGTTAAGAACAACGATTCGGTTACAAAGCTGATTGGGAGTGCCACCTTGTTTCAAGAAGCGTCTAATTATAACCGCTTTCTTGCATGGAGTGAGGAAAATCATGATATTCAGGGATTAGCTGAAGTTCTGAGTGGTTACCGTATCCTAACCCGGTCTTCCCTTCATGTTCTCGGATATTCGTACTTGCAACAGAGTGGCCCAATCGAAATCGAAAAAGACTATCATTTCCTCAAAAGCCTCCGCGAGTTGGGCAACATCGACAAAGTTCAAAGTGATTGCGAGGCTGCAGCGCTCAGTCGTAATATCAACCAGCATAATCGCCAAGTAGCTCTTGCGACGTCTCCAGAGGAACTCAAAGAGCGGCTTGATCAGGCGACTGAGGAATTAGCACAGCCTCTCACGCAACAACTACCCGGCAACATCCATACAGTCTCAGATACATTAGATATGAATCAGGCAGCCACATGGGCGGCCGCTAAGCAGTGTTTCACGTACCTTGTTGATCAGCGTGAGAATATGCCATGGGGACTGTACTCCAGTGACTTCGATATTCTCCTCTCTAACCAAGCAGAATTGGATGCTGGAATCCGAGGGTACACACTCGGTCTAGAATTCCTTTGGCGACGATTTGCTGAACGACTCCAAATCGATGATTCACTATTTGATGGACTACATCAGATTAAGGAGTGGGAGCAAATTGATAAGCAGTACTATGGAGAGCTACAGAACAAGTTCTTCCAGCCATTTAGTGAAAGACACGACGTAGAACTCGGCGATTCACCACTAAGACTTACCGAACCAATTTCCAAAGAAGTATTAGCACACTTGTTTGCTGATGACCGAATACCCGTTATTGGAAAGGAAGAGCAACTGAAGCAACTCTTGCTCTGGGAACACGCGAAGCGACTTGATCAACATAGTTTAGATAAGGGTGCGCTCTTCATTTCGATAGTAGAAGGAATAGCAAGAATACGAGAGCAACTTGATACAGATGAGCCTGTTTTTGTCCGTAGGTTTGTACATCCTGATCCGGACGTAGACGGTAACAATTTCTCATATGCGGTGCGAGTTGATCATCCACATCTGTTGGGGTCGCACGGAATGAGGGGTTGGGCAACGTTCGTCCGTCTCGGGACGGATTACTCTGGATATGGTTCTACGCAGTATGAACTAACAGAGAAGCGACTTGAAATGCTATTATCTGACGATTTAGTCGAAATTGAGGAGATGGGAATCCCGGAACAGCAGTTCAAGAAACTACTGAAGAAGAACCATGGAACCAATTTGCCAAGTATTGAGGAGCATGAACAGGTAAAACGGGAACCAAGGTACGCAGGTCTAACAATAGAAGAAATATTATCTGGAGAATCCGAAAGAGTTGAGTTTAAACGTCAGTTCACTGATCCAGACAAAATGGCGAAAGAGATTGCTGCACTTGCAAACACCAACGGTGGAGTAGTTGTTGTTGGTGTGAACGATGATGGATCTGTTTACGGAGTTGAGGATACAGAGGCTCTCCAACTCCGTGTCGCAAACTTAGCTACCAGTGAGAAGTTTCGTCCCCCGATCTATCCCAATTTTAACGTTGTTGAAGTGTCTGGAGAGGATATTATGATTATTGAGATTGGAAAACTTGATCGACCTTGTGCAGTGAGCTATCGTTACTATGCTCGCGTAGGCACAAGCGTTGAATCTCAACTATTTGAAGAGTTAAAGCAGCGATTCGATTACTGA
- a CDS encoding glycosyltransferase family 87 protein: MSSPIAWNYYDVHLFMLTWSDSLTENWNVYANSNSQYPPLSTYLFIAFELLGRATANNIFVQVTPLTTLNWIRIIARIPLMAGFFASAHLLYRRWGWSVARYWLFTPPVLATVVLAQYHMGLGLLALFSWTSVIPLYTFWGFQFELVTVPLVLLACYSLLDEKPGRFGAYLALGAMVKIYPIILLPFGIARFGRRDMLKAIATAGVIGSAISLPFLLSSPFNYYYQLVGFQGVRFPQGLSLFHIPLLLLQYDVAAFDQIGFVKWLWQLVWLPVYAYLVLLGWQTETDEALILALGGALLSMVFLNKIGNLNYFLWFWPFALFALDRGVISWRHPTGIIMTATSYVLTMQTAAAVLDEQVLIIQELKWYDARHLVVNSFQGVVQQSMIDKLAYLNTNYGWLAQIVYSHRHTIAVVIISLHLVVLGDLLRRMVDAIQEDSSMSLQRLREWM, translated from the coding sequence GTGAGTTCGCCGATTGCGTGGAACTACTACGATGTTCATCTCTTCATGCTCACGTGGAGCGACAGTCTTACCGAGAATTGGAACGTGTACGCGAACTCAAACAGTCAATACCCTCCACTTTCGACATACCTGTTCATCGCGTTCGAACTTCTCGGTCGAGCGACTGCCAACAATATCTTCGTTCAAGTGACGCCGCTGACAACTCTCAACTGGATCCGAATTATCGCTCGGATCCCGCTCATGGCCGGATTTTTCGCAAGTGCACATCTTCTGTATCGACGATGGGGCTGGTCAGTTGCTCGATACTGGCTGTTCACTCCGCCCGTCCTCGCAACAGTTGTTCTCGCCCAGTATCACATGGGCCTCGGTCTGCTCGCACTTTTCTCGTGGACATCGGTCATTCCACTCTACACGTTCTGGGGCTTTCAGTTCGAACTCGTTACCGTTCCGTTGGTGTTGCTCGCTTGCTACAGTCTGCTCGACGAAAAGCCGGGCCGATTTGGCGCGTATCTTGCCCTCGGAGCGATGGTGAAAATCTATCCGATAATACTGCTCCCGTTCGGTATCGCTCGCTTTGGCAGGCGTGATATGCTGAAAGCAATCGCGACGGCGGGTGTGATTGGCAGTGCGATTTCGCTCCCGTTCCTTCTCTCTTCCCCGTTCAACTACTATTACCAGCTCGTCGGGTTCCAAGGCGTTCGATTCCCACAGGGCCTCTCGTTGTTTCACATTCCACTGCTGTTGCTCCAGTACGACGTTGCTGCATTCGACCAAATTGGCTTCGTTAAGTGGCTGTGGCAACTCGTCTGGCTCCCTGTCTACGCCTATCTCGTGCTCCTCGGCTGGCAGACCGAAACCGACGAGGCCCTCATCCTCGCTCTCGGTGGAGCGTTGCTTTCCATGGTCTTCCTTAATAAAATCGGGAACCTAAACTACTTCCTCTGGTTCTGGCCGTTCGCACTGTTCGCTCTCGACCGAGGAGTCATCTCGTGGCGACACCCCACGGGGATTATCATGACAGCCACATCCTACGTGTTGACGATGCAGACAGCGGCCGCCGTGCTGGATGAACAGGTGCTCATCATTCAAGAACTCAAATGGTACGATGCTCGCCACCTCGTCGTGAATAGCTTTCAGGGAGTCGTCCAGCAGTCGATGATTGATAAACTCGCCTACCTCAACACAAACTACGGATGGCTTGCACAGATCGTTTACTCACATCGGCATACGATTGCAGTCGTCATCATCTCGCTTCATCTAGTCGTTCTTGGCGATCTCTTACGACGGATGGTCGATGCAATTCAGGAGGATTCCTCGATGTCTCTTCAAAGACTTCGTGAGTGGATGTGA
- a CDS encoding HVO_A0556 family zinc finger protein, producing the protein MAVNQRLSEQSVLTVLHGRTCEYCEAGILTHEEYKGNEAAVCDNCETPAMQVW; encoded by the coding sequence ATGGCCGTTAATCAACGGCTGTCAGAACAGAGTGTCCTCACTGTGTTACACGGGCGCACCTGTGAGTACTGTGAAGCGGGCATCCTCACCCATGAGGAATACAAGGGAAATGAAGCAGCTGTCTGCGACAATTGCGAGACACCGGCAATGCAGGTGTGGTGA
- a CDS encoding helix-turn-helix domain-containing protein, translating to MLARTDLASWMTPVDRDILELLWNEAGQELVLTPGLIAENTDWKRQTVREHISLLLEYDLVEYHDESRAIYRLSKKGRQYLAGDLDAEELENDEDS from the coding sequence ATGTTGGCACGAACAGACCTCGCTTCGTGGATGACTCCGGTAGACAGGGACATCCTTGAACTTCTTTGGAACGAAGCAGGTCAAGAACTTGTTCTGACGCCCGGTTTAATTGCCGAGAATACGGACTGGAAGCGCCAAACAGTTCGAGAACACATTTCGCTCCTTCTGGAGTACGACCTTGTCGAGTACCACGATGAGTCGAGAGCAATTTACCGGCTTTCAAAAAAGGGAAGGCAGTATCTCGCTGGCGACCTCGACGCCGAAGAGTTAGAGAACGACGAAGATTCGTAA
- a CDS encoding AbrB/MazE/SpoVT family DNA-binding domain-containing protein has translation MCDTTVTQSNDTVVPAPVRTNLDLTPGDKLEWHKIEGEWILRKQEDN, from the coding sequence ATGTGCGATACAACAGTCACGCAAAGTAACGACACGGTCGTTCCCGCACCGGTTCGAACGAATCTCGATCTGACACCGGGAGACAAACTGGAGTGGCACAAAATCGAAGGTGAGTGGATTCTCCGAAAGCAGGAGGATAACTGA